The following are from one region of the Indicator indicator isolate 239-I01 chromosome 14, UM_Iind_1.1, whole genome shotgun sequence genome:
- the RESF1 gene encoding retroelement silencing factor 1 — protein MDWNVRPLQNAVAKNLQSQDGCYTQLLPNAHTFPQTNVYSSTNACTYAGNNQMMYPPTSNAAVPLVNAEGFKTSNQALPGASVSGNDYDFFISKYSADRHPQSCIAPKPPKRTSHLQAEITQTSWPISAVYINSPRNLPALSSQSSVGSNMRSVHQDPQYVTTNDYTGWPQIPPPNSMRTTMLYRSTVHSQGSSASLGTSGQHVQNQIYHPNTQFQVLQSLNQNTEVNIQRPQYQPSQMGSEAPSGCSAPSLLPANCDSRAAAQSSTEVPQAVQRVPNRYAFSQQRYPSDPKNASGFSVQQQCQKQLSVGVNQSVGNVCRSSGNVTANQPLGEMSVLSPDIYKELYSILNKMETLSSMAASKQLSDPASVQESQTSSLNNGSVNSQISSAAEGRTNAEDRLAWESQRLLTMKKRSIQIEKMDHFRRKLLAASQHDESTLSPPSYQDTLANCLPCVPNQNVPPPFETVWTDSPKSNSLSEERKDKNIVNVDNRGLEVTQSSLWVEQGSLSSRSAPVPSQSKYPAQLNNPDSTPVSEQRGADVLASSQTVTSLNNASSFSQANSSVKIASKNVPSYPENSSFLQFVLSSTNILKEKTAGATADKILTHLLCSEKTLVDTSVSGGSVLKDTNKKNVGSLKGEQAFMVHANFPVSETTSSGEAEFQSNVAQKKKQLTENASFKQSSRSVEEVTVCLGLWRKDSSEAVKVQKHQSNKSPTASQISLYNQNTKNREQNIGLVNRNTDETVLPIAAASAGQKPDTQSCNSIKSIELQVAVVSPLVLAKKRTQSEQADKCPTSAAKSYPVIDLESTCSLQEERKNYLSVVNTDKETETVQLSPSDCVIVEKEDSQLQQTKLTDGNRMVKNNVSANESHDDNQTTLSQPAQDTRENLQLGLQNKPSLPELGINCSSQIFQEGVRDHKDKQALLETGHTSTVGLEEQILCISSVCSLVEGDRYYNPQIASIFRSVSETQALNGTSSEGSASEPRQKKQRLDLYKDKLSSNTPQRETLLQNTLGESSGCMSKACEVWNCTTTSHLEKEGSGNPLETISASEQKTLFNLPFKHPENDLQIPANINQQLAQNSLDSSISITVETNSSAVSSDNSKQNDIPSKNSTEKEMILSEAEPIKCLDDQLSELMHWFPYGIEGTNLRTKEPVRNDSVTDWKETQPHKETQTCDKNSPLKDPVDEIKIKVLSSDQIQELFSEHNQCSSGDSRRVASRQSEKVSAGEENVESSVQSSQSPCEQEKKQQKTTNPIEEKKDFSSMSLLFVGCQIPQCPSKFGISDSEKNDDQFSKAEHTSSTESLLNNSKSDAVTRNECAVGNLQVSEKIPNSISKNKKDISKCTSVMCKNAELKVNNEHELLMTQQEEPQINRGTPLLDKELHPDKKEVEVCKTELSKDSTKPELAMKSKPDIDECTESETVEIKHAKVSQGQKINTCENYSGEAQNCRKQKEMLGQDVGININNNAKLSAEIKHKNLNSYCTDAVKFPNCGSVDLKSRNPKHLQHKSVKVHPSQEQSYKWKRNRNTIGKRDSKKTKVEEERLKQPEAKNSKHFSHPCMINTDKAKKLNRENGWKRRTLADRSVLKLHKKGAQSSTISKSCFSSKERCLDVQNKDKCSEKMFPDKNLLYLNRRNNRLKLHLQKEPKIHYLNRVAFKRTSQERIYLTKLETSPVRHAWRAKSKVSQNNPDAKRGDAAVSGVKKSRKLELLEFKLCPEILFRNPTTDEEISAAKDSLESEKTVVAGVKSKKEDWLKCDAVKRKKLEDISTDEDCIPLDTAIKILDGDGEALHSPVKDSKEVFQTYRKMYLEKKMQKP, from the exons atgGACTGGAATGTAAGACCACTCCAAAATGCTGTTGCAAAGAACCTGCAAAGTCAAGATGGATGTTATACTCAGTTGCTTCCTAATGCTCATACTTTTCCTCAGACAAATGTCTATTCCTCTACAAATGCATGCACTTACGCTGGAAATAACCAAATGATGTATCCACCAACTAGCAATGCTGCCGTTCCTCTTGTAAATGCTGAAGGATTCAAAACTTCCAATCAGGCCTTACCAGGAGCATCTGTGTCCGGTAAtgattatgatttttttatCTCAAAGTACTCAGCTGATCGACATCCACAGTCCTGCATAGCTCCAAAACCTCCCAAACGGACATCGCATTTGCAAGCAGAGATAACTCAGACTTCTTGGCCAATCTCTGCTGTCTACATTAATTCCCCTAGAAATTTGCCTGCGCTGTCTTCTCAAAGCAGCGTTGGAAGTAACATGAGGAGCGTACATCAAGATCCTCAGTATGTCACCACAAATGATTACACTGGGTGGCCACAAATACCACCGCCTAATTCTATGAGAACTACAATGTTATATCGAAGTACCGTTCATTCCCAGGGTAGTTCTGCATCTCTTGGTACATCTGGGCAACATGTCCAAAACCAAATATATCATCCCAACACTCAGTTTCAAGTTTTACAGTCACTGAATCAAAATACAGAAGTGAATATACAGCGGCCACAATATCAACCAAGCCAGATGGGATCAGAAGCTCCCAGTGGATGTTCTgcaccatctttgttgcctgCCAACTGTGATTCAAGAGCTGCAGCACAATCTTCAACAGAGGTACCACAGGCAGTTCAAAGAGTGCCTAATAGATATGCTTTTAGCCAACAGAGGTACCCATCAGATCCAAAAAATGCTTCTGGTTTTAGTGTTCAGCAACAATGTCAGAAACAGCTGTCTGTAGGAGTCAATCAATCAGTTGGGAATGTCTGTAGATCAAGTGGAAACGTGACTGCTAATCAGCCTCTAGGTGAAATGTCTGTGCTATCTCCTGACATTTACAAAGAACTGTATAGTATTCTAAACAAAATGGAAACTCTTTCTTCAATGGCTGCTTCAAAGCAActgagtgatcctgcttcagttcaagaaagtcAGACGAGTAGTTTAAATAATGGGTCTGTTAATTCTCAAatttcttcagcagcagaaggaagaacaaATGCAGAAGACAGACTAGCTTGGGAATCTCAAAGGCTTCTCACTATGAAGAAAAGAAGCATCCAGATTGAAAAGATGGATCATTTTAGAAGAAAACTCTTAGCAGCTTCGCAACATGATGAAAGTACTCTATCTCCTCCAAGTTACCAAGATACTCTCGCTAATTGTCTTCCATGTGTGCCCAATCAAAATGTACCACCTCCATTTGAAACAGTGTGGACAGATAGTCCAAAAAGTAACTCTCTATCTGAAGAAAGGAAGGACAAAAATATAGTTAATGTTGATAACAGAGGCTTAGAGGTGACTCAAAGTAGTCTCTGGGTGGAGCAAGGAAGCCTTTCATCAAGGTCTGCTCCTGTTCCCTCTCAGAGCAAATACCCTGCTCAGTTAAATAATCCTGACAGCACTCCTGTCTCAGAACAAAGGGGTGCAGATGTCTTGGCCTCTTCTCAAACTGTGACATCCTTGAACAATGCTTCATCTTTCAGTCAAGCAAACAGCTCTGTTAAAATTGCATCAAAGAATGTGCCATCATACCCTGAGAACTCATCATTTCTTCAGTTTGTATTGAGCAGCACAAATATCTTGAAAGAGAAGACAGCTGGTGCTACTGCTGATAAAATACTGACTCATCTCTTGTGTAGTGAAAAAACGCTTGTAGATACATCTGTTTCGGGTGGAAGTGTACTAAAAGACACTAATAAGAAGAACGTAGGAAGTTTGAAAGGTGAGCAGGCATTTATGGTTCACGCAAACTTTCCTGTGTCAGAAACAACCAGTTCTGGTGAAGCTGAATTTCAGAGTAATgtagctcagaaaaaaaagcagcttactgaaaatgcatcttttaaacagaGCAGTCGTAGTGTGGAAGAGGTAACTGTATGCCTGGGCTTGTGGAGAAAGGATTCTTCAGAAGCTGTAAAGGTGCAAAAACACCAGTCAAACAAAAGCCCCACAGCAAGTCAGATTTCACTTTATAATCAAAACACTAAAAATAGAGAACAAAATATTGGTCTGGTTAATAGAAATACAGATGAAACAGTTTTGCCTatagcagctgcttctgcagggcaAAAACCTGATACACAGAGTTGCAATTCGATAAAAAGTATTGAACTTCAGGTTGCAGTTGTCTCACCTTTAGTACTTGCTAAAAAGAGAACACAGAGTGAGCAGGCAGACAAATGTCCAACATCTGCAGCTAAATCCTATCCGGTGATTGACTTGGAGAGCACATGTAGCTtgcaagaagagaggaaaaattatttaagtGTGGTAAATACtgataaagaaacagaaactgtTCAGTTGTCACCTAGTGATTGTGTTATAGTAGAGAAAGAGGactcacagctgcagcagaccAAATTAACTGATGGAAACAGAATGGTAAAAAACAATGTGAGTGCAAATGAGTCTCATGATGACAACCAAACAACACTTAGCCAGCCTGCACAAGATACCAGAGAAAATCTGCAGCTTGGATTACAAaacaagccttctcttcctgaATTGGGCATAAATTGTTCTAGTCAAATCTTTCAAGAAGGTGTTAGAGACCATAAAGACAAACAAGCTTTGTTAGAGACAGGACATACATCCacagttgggttggaagaacaGATCCTTTGTATTTCTAGTGTATGTTCTCTTGTTGAAGGTGATAGGTATTATAATCCACAAATAGCAAGTATCTTCAGGTCAGTTTCTGAGACACAAGCGTTAAATGGTACCTCATCAGAAGGAAGTGCATCTGAACCAAGACAAAAGAAACAACGGCTGGACTTGTATAAAGATAAGCTGAGTAGTAACACTCCCCAAAGAGAGACCTTGCTGCAAAATACGCTGGGAGAATCATCGGGTTGCATGAGTAAAGCGTGTGAAGTTTGGAATTGTACCACAACCAGTCACTTGGAGAAAGAAGGCAGTGGCAATCCTCTTGAAACGATTTCTGCCTCAGAACAAAAAACGTTATTCAATTTACCTTTCAAGCATCCTGAAAATGACCTGCAAATTCCTGCTAATATAAACCAGCAGTTAGCTCAAAATTCACTAGATTCATCAATCAGCATAACTGTTGAAACAAATTCCTCAGCTGTTTCAAGTGACAACAGTAAACAAAATGACATACCCAGtaaaaacagcacagaaaaagagATGATCCTAAGTGAGGCAGAACCTATTAAATGTCTAGACGATCAGTTGTCTGAACTGATGCATTGGTTTCCATATGGCATTGAAGGTACTAATTTGCGAACAAAAGAACCAGTacgaaatgattctgtgactgattgGAAAGAGACTCAACCTCACAAAGAGACTCAAACTTGTGACAAAAATTCTCCTTTGAAGGACCCAGTAGATGAGATAAAAATCAAAGTGTTAAGCTCTGATCAGATACAAGAACTGTTTTCTGAACACAACCAGTGTTCATCTGGTGACAGCAGGAGAGTGGCGAGCCGACAGTCAGAAAAGGTGTCAGCTGGGGAGGAAAACGTTGAAAGCAGTGTTCAGTCTAGTCAGAGTCCTtgtgagcaggaaaaaaaacaacaaaaaactaccAACCCtatagaagagaaaaaggatttttcttCAATGAGTTTGCTATTTGTAGGATGTCAAATACCACAGTGCCCCAGTAAATTTGGAATATctgattcagaaaaaaatgatgaTCAGTTTTCAAAAGCTGAACATACTAGCTCTACAGAGAGCCTGTTAAACAACAGTAAATCTGATGCTGTAACTAGGAATGAATGTGCAGTTGGAAACCTTCAAGTTTCTGAAAAGATCCCAAACAGCattagcaaaaataaaaaagatattTCTAAATGCACCTCTGTAATGTGTAAAAATGCTGAGCTGAAAGTGAATAATGAACACGAACTGCTTATGACACAACAGGAAGAGCCACAGATCAACAGAGGGACCCCATTGTTAGACAAAGAACTTCATCCTGACAAAAAGGAAGTGGAAGTTTGCAAAACAGAGTTATCTAAAGATAGCACCAAACCAGAACTGGCCATGAAATCCAAACCAGACATTGATGAATGTACAGAATCAGAAACTGTTGAAATTAAGCATGCTAAAGTCAGTCAAGGACAAAAAATTAACACTTGTGAAAATTACTCAGGTGAAGCACAGAACTGtaggaagcaaaaggaaatgctTGGTCAGGATGTAGGAATTAACATCAACAATAATGCCAAGTTATCAGCAGAAATAAAGCATAAAAATCTGAATAGTTATTGTACTGATGCTGTAAAGTTCCCAAATTGTGGCTCTGTAGATTTAAAGTCAAGGAACCCCAAACATTTGCAGCATAAATCTGTGAAAGTTCATCCTTCACAGGAGCAGTCGTACAAATGGAAGAGGAACAGAAATACGATTGGGAAGAGAGActccaagaaaacaaaagtggaagaggaaagactgaaacagCCGGAAGCAAAAAATTCCAAGCATTTTTCACATCCTTGCATGATAAATACTGACAAAGCTAAAAAACTGAACAGAGAAAATGGCTGGAAACGGAGAACGCTAGCAGATCGCTCTGTGCTTAAACTACATAAAAAGGGGGCTCAATCTTCTACCATTtctaaaagctgcttttctaGCAAAGAGAGGTGTCTTGATGTACAAAACAAAGACAAGTGCTCtgagaaaatgtttcctgataAAAACCTGCTGTACTTAAATAGAAGGAATAACAGATTAAAATTGCATCTTCAAAAGGAACCAAAAATACACTACCTGAACAGAGTTGCATTTAAACGTACATCACAAGAGCGCATATATCTGACAAAATTAGAGACCTCACCTGTCAGACATGCCTGGCGTGCCAAGTCCAAAGTGTCACAAAACAACCCGGATGCGAAaagaggagatgctgctgtCTCCGGAGTGAAGAAATCACGCAAACTGGAATTACTCGAATTTAAGCTGTGTCCAGAGATACTGTTCAGGAATCCAACCACTGATGAAGAAATCTCAGCTGCAAAGGATTCCCTGGAAAGTGAGAAAACTGTAGTAGCAG GTGTCAAGAGTAAAAAAGAAGATTGGTTAAAATGTGATGCAGTGAAACGAAAAAAGCTGGAAGATATCTCTACAG ATGAGGACTGTATTCCACTTGATACAGCTATAAAGATCCTGGATGGAGATGGTGAGGCTCTTCACAGTCCAGTCAAAGACTCAAAAGAGGTGTTTCAGACCTACCGGAAAATGtatctggaaaaaaagatgcaaaagcCTTGA